From Saccharothrix espanaensis DSM 44229, the proteins below share one genomic window:
- a CDS encoding ABC transporter ATP-binding protein, with the protein MTAEHTLRTEALRLAYDRREVVKGLSVTIPPGRVTMIVGPNACGKSTLLRGLARLLAPVSGAVYLDDRDVHTIPNRELAAVLGILPQGPVAPEGITVADLVGRGRYPHQGWFRRWNRRDDQAVAEALAATDTLEVADRPVEELSGGQRQRVWIAMALAQRTDLLLLDEPTTYLDLTHQVEVLDLLTDLNRDRGTTVVVVLHDLNLACRYADHLVAMRAGEIVAQGPPADVLTEDVIERVFGLRSRIVPDPLSGTPMVVPVGRYHCADPPPEDQRRAQGGTP; encoded by the coding sequence ATGACCGCGGAGCACACCCTGCGCACTGAGGCGCTGCGGCTGGCCTACGACCGCCGCGAGGTCGTCAAGGGGCTGTCGGTGACGATCCCGCCCGGCCGGGTGACGATGATCGTCGGGCCGAACGCGTGCGGGAAGTCCACCCTGCTGCGCGGGCTCGCCCGGCTGCTCGCCCCGGTGTCCGGGGCCGTCTACCTGGACGACCGGGACGTGCACACCATCCCCAACCGGGAACTGGCCGCCGTGCTCGGCATCCTGCCGCAGGGCCCGGTCGCGCCCGAGGGCATCACCGTCGCCGACCTGGTCGGCCGCGGCCGCTACCCGCACCAGGGCTGGTTCCGGCGGTGGAACCGGCGCGACGACCAGGCGGTGGCCGAGGCGCTGGCGGCCACCGACACGCTGGAGGTCGCCGACCGGCCGGTGGAGGAGCTCTCCGGCGGCCAGCGGCAACGGGTGTGGATCGCGATGGCGCTGGCCCAGCGCACCGACCTGCTGCTGCTCGACGAGCCCACCACCTACCTCGACCTCACCCACCAGGTCGAGGTGCTCGACCTGCTCACCGACCTCAACCGCGACCGCGGCACGACCGTGGTCGTCGTCCTGCACGACCTGAACCTGGCCTGCCGCTACGCCGACCACCTCGTCGCGATGCGCGCCGGGGAGATCGTCGCCCAGGGCCCGCCGGCCGACGTGCTGACCGAGGACGTCATCGAGCGCGTCTTCGGGCTGCGGTCCCGGATCGTGCCGGACCCGCTGTCCGGCACGCCGATGGTCGTGCCCGTGGGCCGGTACCACTGCGCTGATCCCCCGCCGGAGGACCAGCGCCGCGCACAAGGAGGAACTCCGTGA
- a CDS encoding AfsR/SARP family transcriptional regulator codes for MTVEFRLLGEIEATVDGRPVDVGSAKGRCLLAVLLIDVDHPVSVDRLVDRVWGGQRVPRRPAAIVQSYLSRLRRGLAPAAGVRIVRLSNGYRLTADPRTVDLHDFRRLTRDARAAPRDEDAEELYERALALWRGDPFGSLDVPWLNVVRSTLVDELHAARLDLVDVRLRLGDHAALLADLAARARRHPLDERVAGQLMLALHRSGRSADALAHYDGLRRRLVEELGTDPGAPIRRLHQQIITADPAPALARTPTDASPGPSPGFSLGPPGGTPVPRQLPSAPRLFAGRAAELAFLTTTLGRHVDAGTTVVITAIGGIGGIGKTWLALHWAHRNLDRFPDGQLFVNLRGFDPLDAPIPPATVVRRFLDALGVVPAAVPVDLDAQFGLYRSLVSGRRMLIVLDNARDSAQVVPLLPGSPTCAVLVTSRSRLTGLCANHSAFAADLDRLSDGEARNLLVRRLGRDRVDAEPGAAAELLDCCAGLPLALGVVAARAAAHPDFPLATLAAELRDVANRLDALDTGDLTANVRSVLACSYQALDAVAARVFALLGVAPGPDLGLLAAASLCALPVARCRNVLRELEEMHLVQQHVPDRYRMHDLVRLYAAEQGRQDLSADERDAALHRLVDCYTHTAYAGDRLLEPHRPPIGLDPPAEGCAPARLADADAAAGWFAVEGSCLVAAQQAAADRGWHTEVWRLSWVLHTFRGRQGLFHDLIDGWRVGLAAARELDALGPQIQAHRHLGTAHSRIRRHQLGFEHLGQALALAELAGDLQAQAHCHHGLTAHWELVEDHEQALRHAMAALRLYRELGDPVAEARALNHAGWEYAMLGSYEDARSFCEQALTLNRQHWDSDGEAATLDSLGYIAGQTGGHTVAVRHLREALEVSRRIGNAFLEVDVLEHLGVAHLALGEHAEARTAWQRAIELCRSQRRAPDAERVQRRLDELTAAQRRQDR; via the coding sequence ATGACGGTCGAGTTCCGACTGCTCGGCGAGATCGAGGCGACGGTCGACGGCCGGCCGGTGGACGTCGGCTCGGCCAAGGGGCGGTGCCTGCTCGCCGTCCTGCTGATCGACGTCGACCACCCGGTGTCGGTGGACCGGCTGGTGGACCGGGTGTGGGGCGGGCAGCGGGTGCCGCGCCGGCCCGCCGCCATCGTGCAGAGCTACCTCTCCCGGCTGCGGCGGGGCCTCGCGCCGGCGGCCGGGGTGCGGATCGTGCGGCTCTCCAACGGCTACCGGCTCACCGCCGACCCCCGCACCGTCGACCTGCACGACTTCCGCCGGCTGACCCGCGACGCGCGGGCGGCCCCTCGCGACGAGGACGCCGAGGAGCTCTACGAACGCGCCCTCGCGCTGTGGCGGGGAGATCCGTTCGGCAGCCTGGACGTCCCGTGGCTCAACGTCGTGCGCTCCACGCTGGTCGACGAGCTGCACGCCGCCCGGCTCGACCTGGTCGACGTCCGGCTCCGGCTGGGCGACCACGCGGCGCTGCTCGCCGACCTCGCCGCGCGGGCCCGGCGGCACCCGCTGGACGAGCGGGTCGCGGGCCAGCTCATGCTGGCGCTGCACCGCAGCGGCCGGTCGGCCGACGCGCTCGCGCACTACGACGGGCTGCGCCGGCGGCTGGTGGAGGAGCTGGGCACCGACCCGGGCGCGCCGATTCGGCGGCTGCACCAGCAGATCATCACCGCCGATCCCGCGCCGGCCCTGGCGCGGACGCCCACCGACGCGTCCCCCGGGCCGTCCCCCGGGTTCTCCCTCGGGCCGCCCGGCGGCACTCCGGTGCCGCGCCAGCTGCCCTCCGCGCCGAGGCTGTTCGCGGGCCGGGCCGCCGAGCTGGCCTTCCTCACCACCACGCTGGGCCGGCACGTCGACGCTGGCACGACGGTGGTGATCACCGCGATCGGCGGCATCGGCGGGATCGGGAAGACGTGGCTGGCGCTGCACTGGGCGCACCGCAACCTCGACCGGTTCCCGGACGGCCAGCTGTTCGTGAACCTGCGCGGCTTCGACCCGCTCGACGCGCCGATCCCGCCGGCCACGGTCGTGCGGCGGTTCCTGGACGCCCTGGGGGTCGTCCCGGCCGCCGTCCCGGTCGACCTCGACGCCCAGTTCGGCCTGTACCGCAGCCTGGTCTCCGGGCGGCGCATGCTGATCGTGCTGGACAACGCCCGGGACAGCGCGCAGGTGGTGCCGCTGCTGCCCGGCAGCCCGACGTGCGCGGTCCTGGTCACCAGCAGGAGCAGGCTCACCGGGCTGTGCGCGAACCACAGCGCGTTCGCCGCGGACCTGGACCGGCTGTCCGACGGCGAGGCGCGCAACCTGCTCGTCCGGCGGCTGGGCCGCGACCGCGTCGACGCGGAACCCGGTGCGGCGGCCGAACTCCTGGACTGCTGCGCCGGCCTGCCGCTCGCCCTGGGCGTGGTGGCCGCCCGCGCGGCGGCCCACCCGGACTTCCCGCTGGCGACCCTCGCCGCCGAGCTGCGCGATGTCGCGAACCGGCTGGACGCGCTGGACACCGGCGACCTGACGGCCAACGTCCGCTCGGTGCTGGCCTGCTCCTACCAGGCGCTGGACGCCGTCGCGGCCAGGGTGTTCGCGCTGCTGGGCGTCGCACCCGGGCCGGACCTGGGCCTGCTCGCGGCCGCGTCCCTGTGCGCGCTGCCGGTCGCCCGGTGCCGCAACGTCCTGCGGGAGCTGGAGGAGATGCACCTGGTCCAGCAGCACGTGCCCGACCGGTACCGGATGCACGACCTGGTCCGCCTGTACGCCGCCGAGCAGGGCCGCCAGGACCTGTCGGCGGACGAACGGGACGCCGCCCTGCACCGGTTGGTCGACTGCTACACGCACACCGCGTACGCGGGGGACCGCCTGCTGGAGCCGCACCGCCCGCCGATCGGGCTGGACCCGCCGGCCGAGGGCTGCGCGCCGGCCCGGCTCGCCGACGCCGACGCGGCGGCCGGCTGGTTCGCGGTGGAGGGCTCGTGCCTGGTGGCCGCGCAGCAGGCGGCGGCCGACCGGGGCTGGCACACCGAGGTGTGGCGGCTGTCCTGGGTGCTGCACACCTTCCGCGGCCGGCAGGGCCTGTTCCACGACCTGATCGACGGCTGGCGGGTCGGCCTCGCCGCCGCCCGCGAGCTCGACGCGCTCGGCCCGCAGATCCAGGCGCACCGCCACCTGGGCACCGCGCACAGCCGGATCCGCCGCCACCAACTGGGGTTCGAGCACCTGGGCCAGGCGCTCGCGCTGGCCGAGCTGGCGGGCGACCTCCAGGCCCAGGCGCACTGCCACCACGGGCTGACGGCCCACTGGGAGCTGGTGGAGGACCACGAGCAGGCGCTGCGCCACGCCATGGCCGCCCTGCGCCTGTACCGGGAGCTGGGCGACCCGGTCGCCGAGGCGAGGGCGCTCAACCACGCGGGCTGGGAGTACGCGATGCTCGGTTCGTACGAGGACGCGCGCTCCTTCTGCGAACAGGCCCTGACCCTCAACCGGCAGCACTGGGACAGCGACGGCGAAGCGGCCACCTTGGACAGTCTGGGCTACATCGCCGGCCAGACCGGCGGGCACACCGTCGCGGTGCGCCACCTCCGCGAAGCGCTGGAGGTGTCCCGCCGGATCGGCAACGCCTTCCTGGAAGTCGACGTCCTCGAACACCTGGGCGTGGCCCACCTCGCCCTCGGCGAGCACGCCGAAGCCCGCACGGCCTGGCAGCGCGCCATCGAACTGTGCCGGTCGCAACGCCGCGCCCCCGACGCCGAACGCGTACAACGCCGCTTGGACGAACTCACCGCAGCACAACGCCGACAGGACCGTTGA
- a CDS encoding GNAT family N-acetyltransferase codes for MAPERSMSLHLETERLVMRPWVASDVGEYRALVTERGGGVPAVENIQERIESQLAATARTGIALLTLRRRVEGDFIGYCGLIIGRASLDEPEIAYELFQRVHGFGYATEAARAVLDAAIAGGWTRLWSTVGAWNAPSLRVLEKLGFEQDRVEEGDRGGLVWLTRTLP; via the coding sequence ATGGCTCCGGAACGGTCGATGTCGCTGCACCTGGAAACCGAACGCCTGGTGATGCGCCCTTGGGTCGCCTCGGACGTCGGGGAGTACCGCGCGCTCGTCACCGAACGGGGCGGCGGGGTGCCCGCGGTCGAGAACATCCAGGAGCGCATCGAGTCCCAGCTCGCCGCCACGGCCCGGACCGGGATCGCGCTGCTGACCCTGCGCCGGCGGGTCGAGGGGGACTTCATCGGGTACTGCGGGCTGATCATCGGGCGGGCCAGCCTCGACGAGCCGGAGATCGCCTACGAGCTGTTCCAGCGGGTGCACGGGTTCGGCTACGCGACCGAGGCGGCCCGCGCGGTGCTCGACGCGGCGATCGCGGGCGGGTGGACCCGGCTGTGGTCGACGGTCGGAGCGTGGAACGCGCCGTCGTTGCGGGTGCTGGAGAAGCTCGGGTTCGAGCAGGACCGCGTCGAGGAAGGCGACCGGGGAGGGTTGGTGTGGCTCACGCGCACCCTGCCGTGA
- a CDS encoding ABC transporter substrate-binding protein, with amino-acid sequence MPDLPGTASAYTHEALRAREADPARARELLGRALAEDFGYEPAWRWLAELVDDPAERRFCLDKAANLVAEPDTLRARAALGRGPRRPPTEVADLVDPPRPVSVARTRKRLRGKRRMVAIVLAAVLLVTLIAAWTMTGGGLGPTLHIAVVTSGTGEIAEQSAHVERSLRMRVDELNTRGGVAGHRVELDVYDDEGRADRARAVAEEVVRDGRALFVVGHGGSDTALAASPVYRAAGIAAVTPSAGSSRLTDDSEWYFRSMFGNRTQGDFLAAYAAKALGARAAKVVYDDEEYGQSVNQSFSTAFGLLGSTAEGIPVTDDATADDAVRRLADSRSADPVVLATTEKRGLRFVERLREAGFTAPVLGTSSMGTQSVHRALVRDERERGRPGLFTAGLHLATPLALDSLSGPALTWAQDYEKRYGQRPLWPAATARQAIDIGVHAALTGGLGLDESHRGEDRRRLRDALASLKDRKNAFPALLGPLYFSAAGSAQMPVSFVVSDGTRLVSAPVQFTAYDPPSDRALREGLAGGEVIAIDGRYLTLRQVVATGVNLNEVRDLDTRDGTYFVDFFLWLKYNGDHVASDVSFVNSVKPDLKLGQPLRDVTENGRTYRLYRVADRFKNALEFRDFPFDRQALDVRLQNRTRTADEVIYVTDKEILNQSPEEYLRSGTDADAGIDNLPNWFASSVTFAQRTVGSSDALGGNEASGAVSGIYYSQYTADVEIARDVLPFLVKNLLPLVLLIGVTYLSLFFKASDGAAPVSMGVTAILSTAVLLNNVTSQLPSVSYTVALEWGYYAFILLAAMCVLVAMLRKRFVNRGRGRTEAKLSSFARVAYPVFILTVVLGYVVAYA; translated from the coding sequence GTGCCCGACCTACCCGGCACCGCGTCCGCGTACACCCACGAAGCACTGCGCGCCCGGGAAGCCGATCCGGCGCGGGCGCGCGAGCTGCTCGGCCGGGCGCTGGCCGAGGACTTCGGCTACGAACCGGCGTGGCGGTGGCTCGCCGAACTCGTGGACGACCCCGCCGAACGCCGGTTCTGCCTGGACAAGGCGGCGAACCTGGTGGCCGAGCCGGACACGCTGCGGGCACGCGCGGCGTTGGGCCGGGGCCCGCGCCGCCCGCCGACCGAGGTGGCGGACCTGGTGGACCCGCCGCGTCCGGTGAGCGTCGCGCGCACCCGAAAGCGTTTGCGGGGCAAGCGGAGGATGGTCGCCATCGTGCTCGCCGCGGTGCTGCTGGTCACGTTGATCGCCGCGTGGACGATGACCGGCGGCGGCCTCGGCCCGACGCTGCACATCGCCGTCGTCACCTCCGGCACCGGCGAGATCGCCGAGCAGTCCGCGCACGTCGAGCGCAGCCTGCGGATGCGCGTGGACGAGTTGAACACCCGCGGCGGCGTCGCCGGCCACCGGGTCGAACTGGACGTCTACGACGACGAGGGACGAGCGGACCGGGCACGGGCGGTCGCCGAAGAGGTGGTCCGGGACGGGCGGGCGCTGTTCGTGGTGGGGCACGGGGGCAGCGACACGGCGCTGGCCGCGTCACCGGTGTACCGCGCGGCCGGGATCGCGGCGGTCACGCCGTCCGCCGGGTCGTCGCGGCTGACCGACGACAGCGAGTGGTACTTCCGCAGCATGTTCGGCAACCGCACGCAGGGCGACTTCCTGGCCGCCTACGCGGCCAAGGCCCTGGGCGCGCGAGCCGCCAAGGTCGTGTACGACGACGAGGAGTACGGGCAGTCGGTGAACCAGTCCTTCTCGACCGCGTTCGGCCTGCTCGGGTCGACGGCCGAGGGGATCCCGGTCACCGACGACGCCACCGCGGACGACGCCGTGCGGCGGCTCGCCGACTCGCGCTCGGCCGATCCGGTCGTGCTGGCGACGACCGAGAAGCGCGGGCTGCGATTCGTGGAACGGTTGCGGGAAGCGGGTTTCACCGCGCCGGTCCTCGGCACCTCCTCGATGGGCACGCAGTCGGTGCACCGGGCGCTGGTGCGCGACGAGCGGGAGCGCGGCCGGCCCGGCCTGTTCACCGCCGGGCTGCACCTGGCCACGCCGCTCGCACTGGACTCGCTGTCCGGCCCGGCCCTGACCTGGGCGCAGGACTACGAGAAGCGCTACGGCCAGCGCCCGCTGTGGCCGGCCGCGACCGCGCGCCAGGCGATCGACATCGGCGTGCACGCCGCCCTCACCGGCGGCCTGGGCTTGGACGAGTCGCACCGCGGCGAGGACCGCCGCCGCCTGCGGGACGCGCTGGCGTCGTTGAAGGACCGCAAGAACGCCTTCCCCGCGCTGCTCGGGCCGCTGTACTTCTCGGCGGCGGGCTCGGCGCAGATGCCGGTGTCGTTCGTGGTCAGCGACGGCACCCGGCTGGTGTCCGCCCCGGTCCAGTTCACCGCCTACGACCCGCCGTCGGACCGGGCGCTGCGCGAGGGCCTGGCCGGCGGCGAGGTGATCGCGATCGACGGCCGGTACCTGACCCTGCGGCAGGTGGTGGCGACCGGCGTCAACCTCAACGAGGTGCGCGACCTGGACACCCGCGACGGCACCTACTTCGTCGACTTCTTCCTGTGGTTGAAGTACAACGGCGACCACGTCGCGTCCGACGTGTCGTTCGTCAACTCGGTCAAGCCCGACCTGAAGCTGGGGCAGCCGCTGCGCGACGTGACCGAGAACGGCCGCACCTACCGGCTCTACCGGGTGGCCGACCGGTTCAAGAACGCGCTGGAGTTCCGCGACTTCCCGTTCGACCGGCAGGCGCTGGACGTCCGGTTGCAGAACCGCACGCGCACCGCCGACGAGGTGATCTACGTGACGGACAAGGAGATCCTCAACCAGTCGCCGGAGGAGTACCTGCGCAGCGGCACCGACGCCGACGCCGGCATCGACAACCTGCCCAACTGGTTCGCGTCCTCGGTGACCTTCGCCCAGCGGACCGTGGGCAGCAGCGACGCCCTGGGCGGGAACGAGGCGTCGGGGGCGGTGTCGGGCATCTACTACAGCCAGTACACCGCGGACGTCGAGATCGCCCGGGACGTGCTGCCCTTCCTGGTGAAGAACCTCCTGCCGCTGGTGCTGCTGATCGGCGTCACCTACCTGTCGCTGTTCTTCAAGGCGAGCGACGGCGCGGCACCGGTCTCCATGGGTGTCACGGCGATCCTGAGCACGGCGGTGCTGCTGAACAACGTGACGTCGCAACTCCCGTCGGTCAGCTACACCGTGGCGCTGGAGTGGGGCTACTACGCGTTCATCCTGCTGGCGGCGATGTGCGTGCTGGTCGCCATGCTGCGCAAGCGCTTCGTGAACCGGGGGCGGGGGCGGACGGAGGCGAAGCTGTCGTCCTTCGCAAGGGTCGCCTACCCGGTCTTCATCCTGACGGTCGTCCTGGGCTACGTGGTCGCGTACGCCTGA
- a CDS encoding FecCD family ABC transporter permease, with protein sequence MGQAGARRAGRLSAWLVVALLGLAAVAVVSVFVGAKPIPLSTVVDAFTRFDPTDNDHLFVRDERVPRTLVGLLVGAALGVAGAVMQGVARNPLADPGVLGINAGAALFVVVGITVFGVTALAGYVWFGFVGAALAAVLVYGVGALGREGATPLKLALSGAATNAAFVSMTTAVLLTSTDAFDQFRFWQVGALAGRSMDIFWQVLPFISFGLVLALGSARALNALAMGDDLARSLGQDVARSRALAGASVVLLCGAATASVGPVAFVGLAVPLLARAVTGPDHRWLLPYSMVLAPVLLLGADVLGRVVARPGEVQVGILTAAIGAPVFIALVRGRKVAAP encoded by the coding sequence ATGGGACAGGCGGGAGCGCGGCGGGCCGGACGCCTGTCGGCCTGGCTGGTCGTCGCCCTGCTCGGCCTCGCCGCCGTGGCCGTCGTCAGCGTGTTCGTCGGTGCCAAGCCCATCCCGCTGTCCACTGTGGTCGACGCGTTCACCCGGTTCGACCCGACCGACAACGACCACCTGTTCGTCCGCGACGAACGGGTGCCCCGCACGCTGGTCGGCCTGCTGGTGGGCGCGGCCCTCGGCGTGGCCGGCGCGGTGATGCAGGGCGTGGCGCGCAACCCGCTGGCCGACCCCGGTGTGCTCGGGATCAACGCGGGCGCGGCGCTGTTCGTGGTCGTCGGGATCACCGTGTTCGGCGTGACCGCGCTCGCCGGGTACGTGTGGTTCGGCTTCGTCGGCGCGGCGCTCGCGGCCGTGCTCGTCTACGGCGTGGGCGCGCTCGGCCGCGAGGGCGCGACGCCGCTGAAACTGGCCCTGTCGGGCGCGGCGACCAACGCGGCCTTCGTGTCGATGACCACCGCCGTGCTGCTGACCAGCACCGACGCCTTCGACCAGTTCCGGTTCTGGCAGGTCGGCGCGCTGGCCGGGCGGTCCATGGACATCTTCTGGCAGGTGCTGCCGTTCATCTCGTTCGGACTGGTGCTGGCGCTCGGCTCGGCCCGCGCGCTCAACGCCCTGGCGATGGGCGACGACCTGGCGCGGTCGTTGGGCCAGGACGTCGCGCGGAGCCGGGCGCTCGCGGGCGCGTCGGTCGTCCTGCTGTGCGGCGCGGCCACGGCGAGCGTCGGCCCGGTGGCCTTCGTCGGCTTGGCCGTCCCGCTGCTCGCGCGGGCCGTCACCGGCCCCGACCACCGGTGGCTGCTGCCCTACTCGATGGTGCTCGCGCCGGTCCTGCTGCTCGGGGCGGACGTCCTGGGCCGGGTGGTCGCGCGCCCCGGCGAGGTGCAGGTCGGCATCCTGACCGCGGCGATCGGCGCGCCGGTGTTCATCGCCCTGGTCCGCGGGCGGAAGGTCGCCGCGCCGTGA
- a CDS encoding ABC transporter substrate-binding protein has product MTFRLAAAIAAAVLLTACGQVEETAGPAASGATVQTMFGPVTVPANPTKVVALGWSDAETALALGVRPIAAADWLAFGGEGVGPWAAGRYTTAPKILPTLEPDYAAIAQLQPDLILNTRSDNSEEKYRELSKIAPTVSGPAGVVSYGTTWRQQMELVSQSLGKPDEGRRLIGEVDAAFDRAKADNPVFAGKTAAIGAYYSEKYSAYVRGDSRVDFVEGLGLKNKPEVQALAGTSFAVDLSREQIELLSADLTVVFPIGGDAAPLRADQVLNQLPAARAGHLLIMDDKTLVNAFSSGSTLGTLYAIEKAVPLFASTLTK; this is encoded by the coding sequence GTGACATTCCGCCTCGCCGCGGCGATCGCCGCCGCTGTCCTGCTGACCGCGTGCGGTCAGGTCGAGGAGACGGCCGGCCCCGCCGCCTCCGGTGCCACCGTGCAGACGATGTTCGGTCCGGTCACCGTGCCCGCGAACCCGACCAAGGTGGTCGCCCTGGGCTGGTCGGACGCCGAGACCGCGCTGGCGCTGGGCGTGCGGCCGATCGCCGCCGCCGACTGGCTGGCGTTCGGCGGCGAGGGCGTCGGACCGTGGGCGGCGGGCAGGTACACCACCGCGCCCAAGATCCTGCCGACGCTGGAACCGGACTACGCGGCCATCGCGCAGCTCCAGCCCGACCTGATCCTCAACACCCGCTCGGACAACTCCGAGGAGAAGTACCGCGAGCTGAGCAAGATCGCGCCCACGGTGTCGGGTCCGGCGGGCGTGGTGTCCTACGGCACGACGTGGCGTCAGCAGATGGAGCTGGTCTCCCAGTCGCTGGGCAAGCCCGACGAGGGCCGCCGGCTCATCGGCGAGGTCGACGCGGCGTTCGACCGGGCCAAGGCCGACAACCCGGTGTTCGCGGGCAAGACGGCCGCGATCGGCGCGTACTACTCGGAGAAGTACTCCGCCTACGTCCGCGGCGACTCGCGGGTGGACTTCGTGGAGGGCCTGGGGCTGAAGAACAAGCCCGAGGTGCAGGCGCTCGCCGGGACGAGCTTCGCGGTCGACCTGTCCCGGGAGCAGATCGAACTGCTCAGCGCGGACCTCACGGTCGTGTTCCCGATCGGCGGTGACGCGGCACCGTTGCGCGCCGACCAGGTGCTCAACCAGCTCCCGGCGGCGCGGGCCGGGCACCTGCTGATCATGGACGACAAGACGTTGGTCAACGCGTTCAGCAGCGGGTCGACCCTGGGCACCTTGTACGCCATCGAGAAGGCCGTCCCGCTGTTCGCCTCGACGTTGACGAAGTAG
- a CDS encoding aldo/keto reductase, whose product MTMKYRLFGRTGLRVSELLLGTMTFDDPAEAGRIVDAYADAGGNVLDTASAYGRSEELIGSVVRRRDRFVLGTKYTLSRDAADPNASGNHRKNLTVSLERSLRRLRTDHVDLYWVHIWDRHTPVEETLRALDGAVRAGKVLCTGISDAPAWVVSRANTLADWRGWTPFTAGAPGRPGLAHRAGTGGGRRRPAGRGGAGRDPGAGGAGVDPPPVPVGAAAGRG is encoded by the coding sequence ATGACCATGAAGTACCGCCTGTTCGGCCGCACCGGGCTGCGCGTCTCGGAACTGCTGCTCGGCACGATGACCTTCGACGACCCGGCCGAGGCCGGGCGGATCGTCGACGCCTACGCCGACGCCGGCGGCAACGTGCTGGACACCGCGTCGGCGTACGGCCGGAGCGAGGAGCTGATCGGCTCGGTCGTGCGGCGGCGGGACCGGTTCGTGCTCGGCACCAAGTACACGCTGTCCCGCGACGCCGCCGACCCGAACGCCTCGGGCAACCACCGCAAGAACCTGACCGTGTCGCTGGAGCGCAGCCTGCGCCGGTTGCGGACCGACCACGTCGACCTCTACTGGGTGCACATCTGGGACCGGCACACACCGGTCGAGGAGACCCTGCGCGCGCTCGATGGCGCCGTGCGCGCGGGCAAGGTCCTCTGCACCGGCATCTCCGACGCGCCGGCCTGGGTGGTCTCCCGCGCGAACACCCTCGCGGACTGGCGCGGCTGGACGCCGTTCACCGCCGGCGCGCCGGGCCGACCCGGCCTCGCTCACCGGGCGGGAACGGGCGGTGGTCGCCGCCGTCCAGCAGGTCGCGGGGGAGCTGGGCGCGACCCCGGCGCAGGTGGCGCCGGCGTGGACCCGCCGCCGGTTCCGGTCGGTGCTGCCGCTGGTCGGGGGTGA
- a CDS encoding FecCD family ABC transporter permease, whose translation MSAEVIARARFRVRRRQAAVVGGLVAVLVVLTAVALTLGRGHVSLPDVLSTVVGQGSRATDYIVLELKLPRALAAILVGLAFGVSGAVFQSLLGNPLASPDVIGISTGASAAAVFGLAVLGVGGPALSALALAGALLTAVVMYLLTWRGGVTGSRLVLVGVGLAAILLSVVSYLLTRTRVATAQDALVWLTGSLNGRNWTQVVPLAVLLAVLLPAVAALARALGLLTLGDDAAKGLGVAVEPVRLGLLACAVLLAGAATAAAGPVAFVALLAAPIGRRLVRDGGPALVASGLVGAAVVLGADCAAQNLPVDQSYPVGVLTGAVGAPYLLLLLARANRTGKGG comes from the coding sequence GTGAGCGCCGAGGTGATCGCGCGGGCCCGGTTCCGCGTCCGCCGGCGGCAGGCTGCCGTGGTGGGTGGACTGGTCGCGGTGCTCGTCGTGCTCACGGCGGTGGCCCTGACCCTGGGGCGCGGGCACGTGTCGCTGCCCGACGTGCTGTCCACAGTGGTCGGTCAAGGATCCCGGGCCACCGACTACATCGTGCTGGAGCTGAAGCTGCCGCGCGCGCTCGCGGCGATCCTGGTCGGGCTCGCGTTCGGCGTGTCCGGCGCGGTCTTCCAGAGCCTGCTGGGCAATCCGCTGGCCAGCCCCGACGTGATCGGGATCAGCACCGGGGCGAGCGCGGCGGCGGTGTTCGGGCTGGCGGTCCTCGGGGTCGGCGGGCCGGCGCTCTCCGCGCTGGCGCTCGCGGGCGCGCTGCTGACCGCGGTGGTGATGTACCTGCTGACCTGGCGCGGCGGGGTGACCGGCTCGCGGCTGGTGCTGGTCGGCGTCGGGCTGGCGGCGATCCTGCTCAGCGTCGTGTCCTACCTGCTGACCCGCACCCGGGTGGCCACCGCCCAGGACGCCCTGGTGTGGCTCACCGGCAGCCTCAACGGTCGCAACTGGACGCAGGTCGTGCCGCTGGCCGTCCTGCTCGCCGTCCTGCTGCCCGCCGTCGCCGCACTGGCCAGGGCGCTGGGCCTGCTCACGCTCGGCGACGACGCGGCCAAGGGCTTGGGCGTGGCCGTCGAACCGGTCCGGCTCGGCCTGCTGGCCTGCGCGGTCCTGCTGGCCGGCGCGGCGACGGCGGCCGCCGGGCCGGTGGCGTTCGTGGCGCTGCTCGCCGCGCCGATCGGCCGCCGGCTGGTCCGCGACGGCGGGCCCGCGCTCGTCGCGTCCGGGCTGGTCGGTGCGGCGGTCGTGCTGGGCGCGGACTGCGCGGCGCAGAACCTGCCGGTCGACCAGTCCTACCCCGTGGGCGTGCTGACCGGCGCCGTCGGCGCCCCCTACCTGCTCCTGCTGCTGGCGCGGGCGAACCGGACCGGGAAGGGCGGCTGA